In a genomic window of Taeniopygia guttata chromosome 13, bTaeGut7.mat, whole genome shotgun sequence:
- the EIF4E1B gene encoding eukaryotic translation initiation factor 4E type 1B isoform X1: protein MATGEQRQQERRRQRARQQELLPAEILGKHPLQNRWALWFFKNDKSKMWQANLRLVTKFSTVEDFWALYSHIQLASKLTAGCDYSLFKDGIEPMWEDSQNKRGGRWLITLAKQQRHTELDRFWLDTVSAAPLGGPGCGVPPAPGLSPSGDRARLPFSSQQLLCLIGEMFDEYSDEVCGAVINIRAKGDKIAIWTREAENEEGVTHIGRVYKEHLGLSQKVAIGYQAHADTATKSSSLAKTKFVV, encoded by the exons ATGGCTACGGGGGAGCAG aggcagcaggagcgACGCCGGCAGAGGGCTCGGCAGcaagagctgctcccagcagagatcCTGGGCAAGCACCCCCTGCAGAACAG ATGGGCACTCTGGTTTTTCAAGAATGACAAGAGCAAGATGTGGCAGGCAAACCTGCGCCTCGTCACCAAATTCAGCACTGTGGAGGACTTCTGGGC GCTGTACAGTCACATCCAGCTCGCCAGCAAGCTCACAGCTGGCTGTGACTACTCCCTCTTCAAG GATGGCATTGAGCCCATGTGGGAGGACAGCCAGAACAAGCGTGGCGGGCGCTGGCTCATCACCCTGGCCAAGCAGCAGCGGCACACCGAGCTGGACCGCTTCTGGCTGGACACAGTGAGTGCTGCCCCTCTCGGGGGTCCTGGCTGTGGTGTgccccctgccccagggctgagccccagTGGGGACCGTGCCAGGCTCCCTTTCTCCTCCCaacagctgctgtgcctcaTTGGGGAGATGTTTGATGAGTACAGCGACGAGGTGTGTGGGGCCGTCATCAACATCCGCGCCAAGGGGGACAAGATTGCCATCTGGACCCGGGAGGCGGAGAACGAGGAAGGGGTCACCCACATTGG GCGTGTCTACAAGGAGCACCTGGGGCTGTCACAGAAGGTGGCCATTGGGTACCAGGCCCATGCGGATACGGCCACCAAGAGCAGCTCCCTTGCCAAGACCAAGTTTGTGGTGTGA
- the EIF4E1B gene encoding eukaryotic translation initiation factor 4E type 1B isoform X2, with the protein MATGEQRQQERRRQRARQQELLPAEILGKHPLQNRWALWFFKNDKSKMWQANLRLVTKFSTVEDFWALYSHIQLASKLTAGCDYSLFKDGIEPMWEDSQNKRGGRWLITLAKQQRHTELDRFWLDTLLCLIGEMFDEYSDEVCGAVINIRAKGDKIAIWTREAENEEGVTHIGRVYKEHLGLSQKVAIGYQAHADTATKSSSLAKTKFVV; encoded by the exons ATGGCTACGGGGGAGCAG aggcagcaggagcgACGCCGGCAGAGGGCTCGGCAGcaagagctgctcccagcagagatcCTGGGCAAGCACCCCCTGCAGAACAG ATGGGCACTCTGGTTTTTCAAGAATGACAAGAGCAAGATGTGGCAGGCAAACCTGCGCCTCGTCACCAAATTCAGCACTGTGGAGGACTTCTGGGC GCTGTACAGTCACATCCAGCTCGCCAGCAAGCTCACAGCTGGCTGTGACTACTCCCTCTTCAAG GATGGCATTGAGCCCATGTGGGAGGACAGCCAGAACAAGCGTGGCGGGCGCTGGCTCATCACCCTGGCCAAGCAGCAGCGGCACACCGAGCTGGACCGCTTCTGGCTGGACACA ctgctgtgcctcaTTGGGGAGATGTTTGATGAGTACAGCGACGAGGTGTGTGGGGCCGTCATCAACATCCGCGCCAAGGGGGACAAGATTGCCATCTGGACCCGGGAGGCGGAGAACGAGGAAGGGGTCACCCACATTGG GCGTGTCTACAAGGAGCACCTGGGGCTGTCACAGAAGGTGGCCATTGGGTACCAGGCCCATGCGGATACGGCCACCAAGAGCAGCTCCCTTGCCAAGACCAAGTTTGTGGTGTGA